One Micromonospora sp. FIMYZ51 genomic window carries:
- a CDS encoding thiamine pyrophosphate-requiring protein — MSTDPAGSSVPADPWPLPRNATVADHIVQRLACWGVRRYFGYPGDGINGMTSALQRTPERTQFIQVRHEETAGFAASAHVKYGGGPIGCVLVTSGPGAIHALNGLYDAKLDHQPVVALVGHTALTAEGGGYYQEVDLLALYKDVAAAFLAQLDHPSQVRHLVDRACRTALARRTVTALVLPLDVQDLDAMPNPPHAHGFYHTSSVPSSGPAVPPEADVRHAAEVLRGGERVAMLVGQGALGAEIEVREIAHRLGAGVATALLGFTVVDHREPWVTGAIGLLGTRPSWQLMKQCDRLLIVGSNMPYSEFYPPPGQARAVQIDHDGTQLGLRYPTEVNLTGDAAPTLRALLAALGPGPGPTRWRQSVAGTTAAWRQSQRELAEQDADPVNPQLLFASLSDRLPDDVMLAVDCGTTTAWYARHLKVRPGMLASLSGTLLSMGGAMPYALAAKFAHPDRPLVALIGDGAMQMNGVNELITVAKYWQGWRDPRFVVLVLNNRDLAFVSWEQRSSEGTPMFADSQQLPDIGYHRWAEVLGLRGELVDDPAQVPDAWDRALSADRPTVINALVDPAELMMPPHFTAEQARNTAAAMLRGDTDWAGIIRRGLPTALTTYRPRPHPANTPPLPRRSCTFGRRYEL; from the coding sequence GTGAGCACAGATCCCGCCGGCAGTTCGGTGCCGGCCGACCCGTGGCCCCTGCCCCGCAACGCCACCGTCGCGGACCACATCGTGCAACGGCTGGCCTGCTGGGGCGTCCGCCGATACTTCGGCTACCCGGGCGACGGCATCAACGGCATGACCTCCGCGCTGCAACGCACCCCCGAGCGGACGCAGTTCATCCAGGTACGCCACGAGGAGACCGCAGGCTTCGCCGCGTCGGCGCACGTGAAGTACGGCGGCGGGCCGATCGGCTGCGTCCTGGTGACCAGCGGGCCGGGTGCGATCCACGCGCTCAACGGGCTCTACGACGCAAAGTTGGACCACCAGCCGGTGGTGGCGTTGGTCGGGCACACCGCACTCACCGCCGAGGGCGGCGGCTACTACCAGGAGGTGGACCTGCTCGCCCTCTACAAGGACGTCGCGGCGGCGTTCCTGGCCCAGCTCGACCACCCCTCCCAGGTCCGGCACCTGGTCGACCGGGCCTGCCGGACCGCGCTGGCCCGGCGTACCGTCACCGCACTGGTCCTCCCGCTGGACGTGCAGGACCTCGACGCGATGCCCAACCCGCCACACGCACACGGCTTCTACCACACCAGCAGCGTGCCGAGCAGCGGACCGGCCGTGCCGCCGGAGGCCGACGTCCGGCACGCCGCCGAGGTGCTGCGCGGCGGCGAGCGGGTGGCCATGCTTGTCGGCCAGGGCGCGCTCGGTGCCGAGATTGAGGTACGCGAGATCGCCCACCGGCTCGGTGCCGGAGTGGCCACCGCGCTGCTCGGCTTCACCGTCGTGGACCACCGGGAGCCCTGGGTCACCGGTGCCATCGGCCTGCTCGGCACCCGGCCCAGCTGGCAACTGATGAAGCAGTGCGACCGGCTGCTCATCGTGGGCAGCAACATGCCGTACTCGGAGTTCTATCCGCCGCCCGGCCAGGCGCGGGCGGTGCAGATCGACCACGACGGCACCCAACTGGGCCTGCGCTACCCGACCGAGGTGAACCTGACCGGCGACGCCGCGCCCACCCTGCGGGCCCTGCTGGCCGCGCTCGGTCCCGGGCCGGGACCGACCCGCTGGCGGCAGAGCGTCGCCGGGACCACCGCCGCCTGGCGGCAGTCGCAGCGGGAACTGGCCGAGCAGGACGCCGACCCGGTCAACCCGCAGTTGCTCTTCGCCAGCCTCAGCGACCGGCTGCCCGACGACGTCATGCTCGCCGTGGACTGCGGCACCACCACCGCCTGGTACGCCCGGCACCTCAAGGTCCGCCCGGGGATGCTGGCCAGCCTCTCGGGCACCCTGCTCTCCATGGGCGGCGCCATGCCGTACGCCCTGGCCGCGAAGTTCGCCCACCCGGACCGTCCGCTGGTGGCCCTGATCGGCGACGGGGCAATGCAGATGAACGGGGTGAACGAGCTGATCACGGTGGCGAAGTACTGGCAGGGCTGGCGCGATCCACGCTTCGTGGTGCTGGTGCTCAACAACCGGGACCTGGCGTTCGTCAGCTGGGAGCAGCGCTCCAGCGAGGGCACCCCGATGTTCGCGGACAGTCAGCAGCTACCCGACATCGGCTACCACCGCTGGGCCGAGGTGCTCGGGCTACGCGGCGAACTGGTCGACGACCCGGCGCAGGTGCCCGACGCCTGGGACCGGGCCCTGAGTGCCGACCGCCCCACGGTGATCAACGCCCTGGTCGACCCCGCCGAGCTGATGATGCCGCCACACTTCACCGCGGAACAGGCCCGCAACACCGCCGCCGCGATGCTGCGCGGCGACACCGACTGGGCCGGCATCATCCGCCGCGGCCTCCCCACCGCCCTAACCACCTACCGCCCCCGCCCCCACCCCGCTAACACCCCACCCCTTCCCCGTCGATCTTGCACTTTCGGTCGCCGATATGAGCTATAA